In Capsicum annuum cultivar UCD-10X-F1 chromosome 7, UCD10Xv1.1, whole genome shotgun sequence, one genomic interval encodes:
- the LOC107852794 gene encoding uncharacterized protein LOC107852794 produces the protein MHFSNFIVDLIACPSTNKRKRGWNDRQLILLNELNQPIGPTKAVVTEFSSFFVTLARSGTFCPLNLSLTKLKTHDDMWSYIQEKYDISNNGKEWVMRSIDAAFRGYRSRFKKDHFYAYTNDEIRRAKRPTSVLELVFEDLLEYWNLEEAKDEIERVETQESEYGT, from the exons atgcattttagtaattttattgttGATCTTATTGCATgcccttcaactaataaaagaaaaagaggatgGAATGACCGTCAACTAATACTGCTAAATGAGTTGAACCAGCCTATTGGTCCAACTAAAGCTGTGGTCACTGAATTTTCTAGCTTTTTTGTCACATTGGCAAGGAGCGGGACATTTTGTCCTCTTAATCTCAGTTTGACAAAGTTGAAGACACACGATGATATGTGGAGCTATATTCAG gagaaatatgacatTTCTAACAACGGGAAAGAATGGGTTATGAGATCAATTGATGCAGCATTTAGAGGGTATAGGTCCAGATTCAAGAAAGATCACTTTTATGCGTACACCAATGATGAAATTCGAAGGGCAAAAAGGCCTACATCTGTTCTAGAACTTGTATTTGAGGATCTCCTTGAGTATTGGAATTTAGAAGAAGCAAAG GATGAAATAGAGAGAGTAGAGACTCAAGAAAGTGAATATGGTACTTAA